Proteins encoded within one genomic window of Mycolicibacterium monacense:
- a CDS encoding NUDIX domain-containing protein: MPKLSAGLLLYRVTDGVVEVLLGHPGGPFWARRDEGAWSIPKGEYAPDEDPWTAAQREFTEELGAPVPPGEPLRLEPVKQAGGKIVTVFAVRGDLDPGAATSNTFTLEWPRGSGTLREFPEIDRVAWFPVEEARAKLLAGQRPVLDQLTAAVAAGRG; the protein is encoded by the coding sequence GTGCCCAAACTCAGTGCGGGACTGCTGCTCTACCGGGTGACAGACGGAGTCGTCGAGGTCCTGCTCGGCCATCCGGGCGGACCCTTCTGGGCGCGCCGCGACGAGGGCGCCTGGTCGATTCCCAAGGGAGAGTACGCCCCCGACGAAGATCCGTGGACTGCCGCGCAACGGGAGTTCACCGAGGAACTCGGCGCACCGGTCCCGCCCGGTGAACCACTGCGCCTGGAACCGGTGAAGCAAGCAGGGGGGAAGATCGTCACGGTCTTCGCGGTCCGCGGCGACCTGGACCCGGGCGCCGCGACGAGCAATACCTTCACCCTCGAGTGGCCCAGAGGCTCCGGCACGCTCAGGGAGTTCCCCGAGATCGACCGGGTGGCATGGTTTCCGGTGGAGGAGGCCCGGGCGAAGCTGCTCGCGGGTCAGCGTCCCGTACTCGATCAGTTGACGGCTGCTGTCGCCGCAGGACGCGGGTAG